A single Corticium candelabrum chromosome 12, ooCorCand1.1, whole genome shotgun sequence DNA region contains:
- the LOC134188307 gene encoding uncharacterized protein LOC134188307: MNEHVGKDETYPNSPLECEFIEAGCQFIDNRNEMTIHVQNELASHLSLLIKQQSNTKSSLESSLSATKSLLSSTRACLARKECELEHLKSFVTEKIGIPVSQPDICVFEWNITNWSNLRNKAELNPFCKILSEPFHTEPQGYKLLLVLYPAGLISSRGSHVFVSVLMHSTDYTTKLHTEQHCKFSFTLIDQQPDAMNVVVREEKTLKHSSRPFTVNIQLEGSLQLSEFQ, from the exons ATGAATGAACATGTCGGTAAGGATGAGACATACCCTAACAGTCCACTAGAATGTGAATTTATTGAAGCAGGTTGTCAGTTTAttgacaatagaaatgaaatgacaattCATGTACAAAATGAACTTGCATCTCATCTTAGTCTTTTGATAAAGCAACAATCTAATACCAAGTCATCACTTGAGTCATCACTCTCAGCCACCAAGTCATTACTTTCATCCACAAGAGCTTGTCTTGCTAGAAAAGAATGTGAACTTGAGCATCTAAAATCATTTGTTACAGAGAAGATTGGAATACCTGTTTCTCAACCTGACATTTGTGTGTTCGAGTGGAATATAACCAATTGGTCAAACTTGAGAAACAAAGCAGAGTTGAATCCATTCTGCAAGATACTGTCAGAGCCATTTCACACAGAACCACAAGGATACAAGTTGCTTCTCGTGCTTTATCCAGCTGGACTTATCAGTAGTAGAGGATCTCACGTCTTTGTTAGTGTTTTGATGCATAGCACAGACTATACAACCAAACTTCATACAGAACAGCACTGCAAGTTCTCATTCACATTAATAGACCAACAGCCTGATGCAATGAATGTGGTTGTAAGAGAAGAAAAAACACTGAAACATTCGTCTCGCCCATTTACTGTGAATATACAGCTGGAAGGTTCTCTCCAA TTGAGTGAGTTTCAGTAG
- the LOC134188308 gene encoding TNF receptor-associated factor 6-B-like, translating into MAAGGLDARFVDRLSERHTCPVCLVALREPMMTKCGHLICNDCVRPLARRGRVVCPLCREEQNESEIYPNNYDKREIMSLKIYCDQQEKGCGWKGELRERETHNETCGYVDVLCKHECGEMVKKKDMESHMKKTCMNRKVECSCV; encoded by the exons ATGGCTGCTGGAGGATTAGATGCTCGGTTTGTAGATCGACTAtcagagagacacacatgTCCGGTATGTCTTGTCGCATTGAGAGAACCAATGATGACTAAATGTGGCCATTTGATTTGTAACGACTGTGTGAGGCCCTTGGCAAGGCGTGGCCGCGTTGTGTGTCCTCTGTGTAGAGAGGAACAGAATGAATCAGAAATCTATCCAAACAACTATGATAAAAGAGAAATAATGAGTCTGAAGATCTACTGTGATCAGCAAGAGAAGGGATGTGGATGGAAAGGAGAACTAAGGGAGAGAGAAACTCACAACGAGACTTGTGGGTATGTTGATGTTCTATGCAAACATGAATGTGGAGAAATGGTGAAGAAAAAAGATATGGAAAGTCATATGAAGAAAACGTGCATGAACAGGAAAGTTGAATGTAG ttgcgtgtga